A region from the Vicia villosa cultivar HV-30 ecotype Madison, WI linkage group LG3, Vvil1.0, whole genome shotgun sequence genome encodes:
- the LOC131660805 gene encoding uncharacterized protein LOC131660805 isoform X2, which produces MLGDGGETPSRYELLSMVKKHSNLIGRTVVEDQEDAPDVEMDMKFWNDVFDLYFVRGKESRGRQDDDLVFFVRKLVSRGSASNNDAETVDPYFVRRWAPKLSSLIDETSIDVDWRRSFYLNLIAHTSFSVTVAICSQQVLQNHQAGKDTSLSPIYKVVKTVYASPSRVNFQLDSKKEVETTPAYPDICFAIDDFDSTFDAVVLTEKDHCYCVVLNAHDGAAFPSEKVSNDCSTSDNSSPEVCTNTTTKKDTKLTLFSGFVSYQMVRDAYDAGKSRFGSLLGHHHGKTDRIYMKGPGGRGEVEVAVSGVAGIY; this is translated from the exons ATGCTTGGCGATGGAGGTGAAACCCCTTCAAG ATATGAATTGTTGAGCATGGTGAAGAAGCACTCAAATTTAATTGGGAGAACCGTTGTTGAAGATCAAGAAGATGCTCCTGATGTTGAAATGGAtatgaagttttggaatgatgttttTGATCTCTATTTTGTTCGTGGTAAAGAGTCTAGGGGACGCCAAGATGATGATCTCGTTTTCTTTGTTAGAAAATTG GTTTCTCGAGGTTCTGCTTCCAATAACGACGCAGAAACTGTTGATCCTTATTTTGTACGCAGGTGGGCACCTAAG TTGAGCAGCCTAATTGATGAAACTTCAATTGATGTGGACTGGAGGCGTTCCTTTTACTTGAATTTAATTGCTCATACATCATTCAGCGTAACCGTCGCAATTTGCAG TCAACAGGTTCTTCAAAACCATCAAGCTGGGAAGGACACGTCTTTATCCCCTATATATAAG GTTGTGAAGACTGTTTATGCATCTCCAAGTCGTGTAAATTTTCAATTGGACTCTAAAAAG GAAGTGGAAACAACACCTGCTTATCCGGATATTTGTTTTGCAATTGATGATTTTGACTCCACTTTTGATGCTGTG GTTTTGACTGAAAAAGATCATTGCTATTGTGTAGTTCTTAATGCACATGATGGTGCAGCATTTCCCAGTGAAAAGGTGTCAAACGATTGCAGTACTAGTGATAACTCCTCGCCGGAAGTTTGTACCAATACTACTACGAAAAAAGATACTAAG CTAACCCTTTTCTCAGGATTTGTCAGCTATCAGATGGTTAGAGATGCATATGATG CTGGAAAATCCCGATTTGGGAGCCTTTTAGGCCATCATCATGGCAAAACAGATAGGATTTATATGAAAGGTCCTGGAGGCCGAGGGGAAGTTGAAGTAGCTGTTTCTGGTGTTGCAG gtATATATTGa
- the LOC131660805 gene encoding uncharacterized protein LOC131660805 isoform X1, whose amino-acid sequence MLGDGGETPSRYELLSMVKKHSNLIGRTVVEDQEDAPDVEMDMKFWNDVFDLYFVRGKESRGRQDDDLVFFVRKLVSRGSASNNDAETVDPYFVRRWAPKLSSLIDETSIDVDWRRSFYLNLIAHTSFSVTVAICSQQVLQNHQAGKDTSLSPIYKVVKTVYASPSRVNFQLDSKKEVETTPAYPDICFAIDDFDSTFDAVVLTEKDHCYCVVLNAHDGAAFPSEKVSNDCSTSDNSSPEVCTNTTTKKDTKLTLFSGFVSYQMVRDAYDAGKSRFGSLLGHHHGKTDRIYMKGPGGRGEVEVAVSGVADQSQLDSEPHSPVISKKGIGLGVIVRKAAMVASVAAKHAYAAASSSSSNFDEMIPLKCSLMSISLPWEYIAYDLLFKGAPPVNM is encoded by the exons ATGCTTGGCGATGGAGGTGAAACCCCTTCAAG ATATGAATTGTTGAGCATGGTGAAGAAGCACTCAAATTTAATTGGGAGAACCGTTGTTGAAGATCAAGAAGATGCTCCTGATGTTGAAATGGAtatgaagttttggaatgatgttttTGATCTCTATTTTGTTCGTGGTAAAGAGTCTAGGGGACGCCAAGATGATGATCTCGTTTTCTTTGTTAGAAAATTG GTTTCTCGAGGTTCTGCTTCCAATAACGACGCAGAAACTGTTGATCCTTATTTTGTACGCAGGTGGGCACCTAAG TTGAGCAGCCTAATTGATGAAACTTCAATTGATGTGGACTGGAGGCGTTCCTTTTACTTGAATTTAATTGCTCATACATCATTCAGCGTAACCGTCGCAATTTGCAG TCAACAGGTTCTTCAAAACCATCAAGCTGGGAAGGACACGTCTTTATCCCCTATATATAAG GTTGTGAAGACTGTTTATGCATCTCCAAGTCGTGTAAATTTTCAATTGGACTCTAAAAAG GAAGTGGAAACAACACCTGCTTATCCGGATATTTGTTTTGCAATTGATGATTTTGACTCCACTTTTGATGCTGTG GTTTTGACTGAAAAAGATCATTGCTATTGTGTAGTTCTTAATGCACATGATGGTGCAGCATTTCCCAGTGAAAAGGTGTCAAACGATTGCAGTACTAGTGATAACTCCTCGCCGGAAGTTTGTACCAATACTACTACGAAAAAAGATACTAAG CTAACCCTTTTCTCAGGATTTGTCAGCTATCAGATGGTTAGAGATGCATATGATG CTGGAAAATCCCGATTTGGGAGCCTTTTAGGCCATCATCATGGCAAAACAGATAGGATTTATATGAAAGGTCCTGGAGGCCGAGGGGAAGTTGAAGTAGCTGTTTCTGGTGTTGCAG ATCAAAGTCAGCTGGATTCAGAGCCACATTCTCCAGTTATATCAAAGAAAGGGATAGGGTTGGGTGTAATTGTCCGCAAAGCTGCAATGGTTGCATCAGTAGCAGCAAAACATGCTTATGCCGCCGCGTCTTCCTCTAGCTCAAACTTTGACGAAATGATACCGTTGAAATGCAGCTTAATGTCCATATCGCTGCCTTGGGAATATATAGCGTATGATCTTCTGTTTAAG GGAGCTCCTCCAGTGAACATGTGA